Below is a window of Mycolicibacterium rhodesiae NBB3 DNA.
TTCGGCGGCACGTTCATCGGTGTCAGCACGCTCTCCCTGGCGGCCGGCCGCACGCTTCGGTATCCGCGGGCTGTGGCACTGCTGACCGCCGGCTACTCCGTCGGTCAGCTCGTGGGCCCGACGATGGTGAGTCCTTTGCTTGGTGACGGCTATCGGCCGGCCTTGCTGGTCGCAGCGGCCGTGGTGTCAGCCGCGGCGCTCGTCGCGGGACTGATACGGATCGTCGGCGGGCAACCAGACCGAGGTGTCCCCGAGACCGAAACCCCCTACACCCCGGGTGAATTCGTCGACCAGGGCCTGGACCGACGCGTTGTCCTCATTGCGCCGCCACACCAGCGACCAGGTCCACATCGGTGACGGGTTGACGACCGCACGGCGCACCAGATCTCTCGGCAGCGGCTCGTTCTGTCCCTTCGGGTTGTTGAGGACGGGACGCCCCAACCCCCGCACATGTTCGAAGAACGTCGGACCGGTGACTCCGCCGTCGTCGGTCCGCATGACGCGGGCACCGCAAGCGGCGGCGAAGTCCTCGCCGTATCGATTCCACGACGACCAGCTGGCGGCATCGGCGTCAACCAGGACCACGGTGTCGCGAGCCTCGACCGGCGACTCGTCGGAACCGACGGCGAGCGCATAGAGCCGGTCCACACCGACGAGCCGGGCGCTCAGCGACAGTGCGTCGAGGTCACTGTTCTGGACCCAGCAGATCGCGAGGTCGAGGCTCCCCTCGGCCACCCGCGCCGCCTGCGCATGAGACGGCATCACCCAGGTGTCCACGCGCAACTGGGCTACTCCTGCCGCGCGCTGAGCCCAATCCGTCGGGCACCAGTTCACGTAACCGATGCGGACCGGCTGCGACGTCCCGAGACCGCCTGCCCGCCTGCGTAACTCGTCTGCTGCAGAGAGCAACGCACGCGCGTCCGGCAGCAATGCGGCGCCTGCCGATGTGAGTGCGACGGAACGGCGGTCCCTGTCGAACAGGGTCACCTTGAGATCCCGCTCGAGGGCCTTGATCTGTTGAGACAGCGACGGCCCGGCGATACGTAGACGCTGCGCTGCACGACCGAAGTTGAGTTCCTCGGCCACGGCGACGAAGTACCGCAGCTGCCGCAGCTCCATCGGTCCAGCCTAGTAGGCCCAGCCTCTCACCAGGGAGCCGTTTCATCTTCTCTGCCAGGCATTACTGCCGCACTGGACACGTTGAGCCAGTCACACACCAAGGAAAGGGACGGACATGAACACTCCCACACGGGTCGCCGTCATCACCGGCGCCTCTCAGGGTATCGGCGCGGGTCTGGTGCAGGCGTACCGCAAGTTGGGTTACGGCGTCGTCGCCAACTCCCGGCATATCGGCCAGAGCGACGATCCGATGGTGCACACCGTTGCGGGTGACATCTCGCAGCCCGGTGTCGGCCAGCGCGTGATCGATGCCGCGATGCAGCAGTTCGGCCGGGTCGACACCGTGGTGAACAACGCCGGCATCTTCATCGCCAAGCCCTTCACCGAATACACCGATGCCGACTACGACGCCATCACCGGGGTGAACATGCGCGGCTTCTTCGAGGTCACACGTTCCGCGCTGGCGGTGATGCACGCCGGCGGACACATCGTCAACATCTCCACCAGTTTTGTCGATCAAGCCAACTCGAAAGTGCCATCGGCCCTGGCGTCGCTGACCAAGGGCGGGCTCAATGCTGCCACCAAGGCACTGGCCGTGGAGTACGCCGACCGTGGAATTCGGGCCAACGCAGTCGCACTCGGGGTGATCAGCACACCGATGCACGACCCGGCCAGCCATGAAGCCCTCGCCGCGTTGAATCCCATGGAGCGACTCGGGGACGTCGACGATGCCGTCGAGGCCGTGGTGTACCTCGAGCAGGCCGGCTTCGTCACCGGCGAGATCCTCCACGTGGACGGTGGTCAAAGTGCGGGGCGCTGAAGAAATCCTGCGGCCGGTGCTGGACCAATGGAAGCGCGGGATCGACGCACATGATCCTGCGACAGTGGCCGATGCGTTCACCGACGATGCGATCTTCCAGGGACTCCGTCCGTACAGCGTTGGGCCGCAGGGGGTTTACACCTACTACGACGCACAGCCACAGGGCATGACGGTCGACTACCAAATCCTGGAGTCCCGCCGACTCGGCTCCGACGTCGCGCTCGGCTACCTGGCGGCGGAATTCGCCTATCGCGACCGGGAATCCGTGCACCTTCGCATCGGTGTCGTCGTCACCCGCACCAGCGAGGACTGGCAGATCACGTCCTATCAGGCCAGCCCGGTGCCGGACTGACCGTCAGGCAGGGCGAGCCACCCCGGCGAGCTTCTGGATGAACCGGATCTCGTCGTCGTCGTGGGCCCGTCCGTCCGGGTGGATGAGGTCGCTGAACCATCTCTGCGGGAGCTCGGTGTAGGGCTGCTGCCAGGAATCCCACGGCAGATACGTCTGCGTCTTCCCGGCGACGAAGCCCCAGTTGTACGCGCCGACATTGCGCCGCTTGGCGACCGGGAGAATGCCCTCCACCGTGCTGCCCAGGTTTCGGGCCAGGTACTCGGTGCAGATGATCGGTCGTCCCAATCCAGTGAGCTCGTCGATGCGGGCCTCGAACTCGCTGGGATCACCGTAGCTGTGAAAGCTGATGATGTCGGAGTGCTCGAGCTGCACGCTGGCGATCTCGCTGCGACCACCCGGGTCGCGCCAATGGCCCTGCCACACACCGCTGGTCAACGGTTGAACCGGACGGGCAGCGCGTACCCACTGGAAGACATGCGGGAGGAACGCGGCCACGAGCTCCTGCTTGTCTGTGCTTTCGACCTCGCTGTAGTCCTTGGCCGGGTTGTCGGGCTCATTCCACACGTCCCACCCGAGCACCCGGGGATCGTTGGCGAACTGGCCTACCACGCCGGTCACGTAACTCTGCAGCACGCGGGTGTAAGCCGGGTCCTGCAGACGCTGCGCTCCCGGGCCCTGTACCCAGCCGGAATTGTGCACGCCCTTGATCGGCGGCCGTTGCCGACCGGCATTGGGCCGCGGATCCCAGCACGAGTCGAACAGGACGAAGAGCGGTTTGATGTTGTGACTCGCCGC
It encodes the following:
- a CDS encoding SDR family NAD(P)-dependent oxidoreductase produces the protein MNTPTRVAVITGASQGIGAGLVQAYRKLGYGVVANSRHIGQSDDPMVHTVAGDISQPGVGQRVIDAAMQQFGRVDTVVNNAGIFIAKPFTEYTDADYDAITGVNMRGFFEVTRSALAVMHAGGHIVNISTSFVDQANSKVPSALASLTKGGLNAATKALAVEYADRGIRANAVALGVISTPMHDPASHEALAALNPMERLGDVDDAVEAVVYLEQAGFVTGEILHVDGGQSAGR
- a CDS encoding cellulase family glycosylhydrolase, encoding MDRRTALKIPLYLAAGAALTRLPLASAAAPRWSADRANAWYAKQGWLLGANYVTSNAVNQIEMFQAGTYDPHRIAGELSVAKRIGMNTMRVFLHDQLWATDQAGFSSRLSQFVTIAASHNIKPLFVLFDSCWDPRPNAGRQRPPIKGVHNSGWVQGPGAQRLQDPAYTRVLQSYVTGVVGQFANDPRVLGWDVWNEPDNPAKDYSEVESTDKQELVAAFLPHVFQWVRAARPVQPLTSGVWQGHWRDPGGRSEIASVQLEHSDIISFHSYGDPSEFEARIDELTGLGRPIICTEYLARNLGSTVEGILPVAKRRNVGAYNWGFVAGKTQTYLPWDSWQQPYTELPQRWFSDLIHPDGRAHDDDEIRFIQKLAGVARPA
- a CDS encoding LysR family transcriptional regulator, giving the protein MELRQLRYFVAVAEELNFGRAAQRLRIAGPSLSQQIKALERDLKVTLFDRDRRSVALTSAGAALLPDARALLSAADELRRRAGGLGTSQPVRIGYVNWCPTDWAQRAAGVAQLRVDTWVMPSHAQAARVAEGSLDLAICWVQNSDLDALSLSARLVGVDRLYALAVGSDESPVEARDTVVLVDADAASWSSWNRYGEDFAAACGARVMRTDDGGVTGPTFFEHVRGLGRPVLNNPKGQNEPLPRDLVRRAVVNPSPMWTWSLVWRRNEDNASVQALVDEFTRGVGGFGLGDTSVWLPADDPYQSRDERRG
- a CDS encoding nuclear transport factor 2 family protein, with the protein product MRGAEEILRPVLDQWKRGIDAHDPATVADAFTDDAIFQGLRPYSVGPQGVYTYYDAQPQGMTVDYQILESRRLGSDVALGYLAAEFAYRDRESVHLRIGVVVTRTSEDWQITSYQASPVPD